GCCCTTTACAGAGGGGAAAGGCTTCCTGGAGCCGAGGCCCTGAGACGTGCGGGGCTTTCCCCCATCTCCCTCGAGGCGAAGGAAGGGCTTGCTCTTACTAACGGCACTTCCTTCATAGCAGCCCTCTCTTCCCTCGCTGTCCACCGGGCCTGGAACCTGGTCCTGGCAGCCGATGTGGCGGGGGCAATGTCACTGGAGGCTCTGTGGGGCACTCTTAAAGCTTTCAGTCCTCTCATCCACCGGGTTCGCCCTTATCCTTCTCAGATGGAGTGCGCAACCTTTATCTCGGCCCTTCTGGAAGGAAGCGGCTTCTTGCGTCCTCCCGGTTCCCCTTATGTCCATGACCCCTATTCCCTACGCTGCATCCCACAGGTCCACGGAGCCGTAAGAGGGGTTGTAAGCTACGTGAAAGACCTCGTGGAGGTGGAAATCAATTCCGCTACCGATAACCCTCTCATTTTTCCGGACGAAGAAATCCTATGCCTCTCGGGGGGGAATTTCCACGGTGAACCCCTGGCTCTGGCTATGGATTATCTGGCCCTCGCTCTGGCTGACCTAGGGAACATTTCGGAGCGGAGGATTGCAAGGCTCTTGGATGAGAAAGCCAGCGGTGGCCTTCTTCCGCCTTTCCTCACCGAAGAAGGTGGGCTCCATTCTGGCTTTATGCTCCTTCAATACACCGCCGCAGCTCTGGCCTCCGAAAACAAAGTTTTGTGTCACCCTGCTTCCGCGGATACCATACCCACATCCGCCAACGTGGAGGACCATGTGAGCATGGGGGCTCTGGCTTCCGATAAAGCCCTTAAAGTTGTGGAAAATGTGGAGACCATAGTGGCCATTGAACTCATGGCCGCCGCTCAGGCTATTGATTTCAGGCGGAAGAGCCTCGGGCCTGAAGCCAGGATGGGCCGTGGAACGGCTGTGGCCTATGAGGTAATCCGCCAAGAGGTGCCTTTCATCGCCAGGGATGAACCCCTTTACCCCCATATCCTTAAAGTGCACAGGCTGGTGAGGGAAGGCATTCTGGTGAAAGAGGTGCTCGGGGCAATGGGAATTCAACCTTCAGGAAACGCATGAAAGGCAGAGGGCTTGTTCTTGTCATAATCC
This portion of the Anaerolineae bacterium genome encodes:
- the hutH gene encoding histidine ammonia-lyase, with the translated sequence MRKIELDGEHLKVEEVVEVACKGAEECSVTFSSKAVERMRRSREVVEELVRKGELVYGITTGFGYFKDRVIELSKVRELQRNLVLSHSAGVGDFLSVPETRAMMLIRANSFAKGHSGVRVEVAEMLLKMLNAGVHPLVPRKGSVGASGDLAPLAHMALVMIGMGEALYRGERLPGAEALRRAGLSPISLEAKEGLALTNGTSFIAALSSLAVHRAWNLVLAADVAGAMSLEALWGTLKAFSPLIHRVRPYPSQMECATFISALLEGSGFLRPPGSPYVHDPYSLRCIPQVHGAVRGVVSYVKDLVEVEINSATDNPLIFPDEEILCLSGGNFHGEPLALAMDYLALALADLGNISERRIARLLDEKASGGLLPPFLTEEGGLHSGFMLLQYTAAALASENKVLCHPASADTIPTSANVEDHVSMGALASDKALKVVENVETIVAIELMAAAQAIDFRRKSLGPEARMGRGTAVAYEVIRQEVPFIARDEPLYPHILKVHRLVREGILVKEVLGAMGIQPSGNA